From Fibrobacter sp. UWEL, a single genomic window includes:
- a CDS encoding NINE protein gives MDKIYSKNKALLTAIFLGLLGVHNFVWGKPVQGFVKIALFAATIVAKNMGQELADSVLELILAITVFVDLFSIKNGSFFQSNNVREASGIVKLIMYMFILFIGGLSLYGLKCDVDDALIKDSGKTFTPFDIAEAYYKNEVSADAFFTKNRFNIEGQVAFIKSAKGINVMLEPPQLPNKEMFLPVLNFPTSQKNRIALLQPGSSIKASCIGKGAGSGMFIATKCKIKL, from the coding sequence ATGGATAAAATTTACAGCAAGAACAAAGCTCTACTTACCGCAATCTTTCTAGGGCTTTTGGGAGTTCACAACTTCGTTTGGGGAAAGCCGGTCCAAGGCTTTGTCAAGATTGCCCTTTTTGCCGCCACAATCGTAGCAAAAAATATGGGCCAGGAGTTAGCCGACAGTGTCCTCGAACTGATTTTGGCGATTACCGTCTTTGTAGACCTGTTCAGCATCAAGAACGGATCCTTTTTCCAGTCCAACAACGTCCGGGAAGCTTCTGGAATCGTAAAGCTGATCATGTATATGTTCATTCTATTCATAGGCGGCCTTTCTCTGTACGGCCTTAAGTGCGATGTGGACGACGCCTTGATTAAGGATTCCGGAAAGACATTTACACCCTTTGACATTGCTGAAGCATACTATAAGAACGAAGTCAGCGCAGATGCGTTTTTCACAAAGAACCGCTTCAATATCGAAGGGCAGGTGGCATTCATCAAATCGGCAAAAGGCATCAACGTCATGCTGGAGCCACCTCAGCTCCCCAACAAGGAGATGTTCCTTCCCGTATTGAACTTCCCGACTTCTCAAAAAAACAGAATTGCCCTTCTTCAGCCAGGCTCTAGCATTAAGGCTTCCTGCATTGGAAAAGGAGCCGGATCGGGAATGTTCATTGCCACCAAGTGTAAAATTAAACTCTAA
- the hisS gene encoding histidine--tRNA ligase, with product MSIAIPQLPKGTRDFYPEAQRIQNYIFDTWRKTAEEFAYEEYEGPMFEHLELYTGKSGEEIVSQLYNFVDKGDREIALRPEMTPTLARLVIQKARELKKPFKWFSMPRLFRYEKAQKGRLREFFQLNMDIIGTESIYAEADLMAAIATMLRKFGLKDGEFAIGVSSRKLLATYLDEIGAPNPAQVYPALDRRLKIGPEAFAKALADAGLTEDQVAKLDAFMSCKSIEEVAASVHSEAATAALDEIKDLFATLEAAGYGECVNLDLSIVRGLAYYTGIVFEVFDKGKSMRAIAGGGRYDSLTEKLGGDRIPGVGFGMGDVVLADLLREHNLLPSPKQSVDFYIASFTNDMKKVFEAAQIFRAGGKTVSHPLASMKMGKQLDQANYQGAKIVVYVDGDKAQAGEFEYKDLRDGTMHVGNVEAIKAAL from the coding sequence ATGAGTATTGCAATTCCCCAGCTGCCGAAAGGCACCCGCGATTTTTATCCTGAAGCACAGCGCATTCAGAACTATATCTTTGACACTTGGCGTAAAACCGCCGAAGAATTCGCCTACGAAGAATACGAAGGCCCCATGTTTGAACACCTGGAGCTGTACACCGGCAAGTCCGGCGAAGAAATCGTAAGCCAGCTTTACAACTTTGTGGACAAGGGCGACCGTGAAATCGCTCTCCGCCCCGAAATGACTCCGACCCTGGCCCGTTTAGTGATCCAGAAGGCTCGTGAACTGAAGAAGCCCTTCAAGTGGTTCTCCATGCCCCGCCTGTTCCGCTACGAAAAGGCTCAGAAGGGTCGCCTTCGTGAATTCTTCCAGCTGAACATGGACATCATCGGTACCGAAAGCATCTATGCCGAAGCCGACCTGATGGCAGCCATCGCTACCATGCTCCGCAAGTTCGGCCTGAAGGATGGTGAATTCGCCATTGGCGTTTCTAGCCGCAAGTTGCTGGCAACATACCTGGACGAAATTGGCGCACCGAATCCGGCACAGGTCTACCCCGCTCTCGACCGCCGTCTGAAAATCGGCCCGGAAGCCTTTGCCAAGGCTCTCGCCGATGCCGGCCTCACTGAAGATCAGGTGGCAAAGCTGGACGCTTTCATGAGCTGCAAGTCCATCGAAGAAGTGGCTGCCTCCGTACATAGCGAAGCTGCAACCGCCGCTCTCGACGAAATCAAGGACTTGTTCGCCACTCTGGAAGCCGCAGGTTACGGCGAATGCGTAAACCTGGACCTCAGCATCGTTCGCGGCCTGGCCTACTACACCGGCATCGTGTTCGAAGTGTTCGACAAGGGTAAATCCATGCGCGCTATTGCTGGTGGTGGCCGTTATGACAGCCTTACCGAAAAGCTTGGTGGCGACCGTATTCCGGGCGTTGGCTTTGGCATGGGCGACGTTGTGCTTGCAGACTTGCTCCGCGAACACAACCTGCTCCCCAGCCCCAAGCAGAGCGTCGACTTCTACATCGCAAGCTTCACCAACGACATGAAGAAGGTCTTTGAAGCAGCCCAGATCTTCCGCGCAGGCGGCAAGACCGTTTCCCACCCGCTGGCATCCATGAAGATGGGCAAGCAGCTGGACCAGGCAAACTACCAGGGCGCAAAGATTGTGGTTTATGTTGATGGCGACAAGGCACAGGCCGGCGAGTTCGAATACAAGGACCTCCGCGACGGCACCATGCACGTTGGCAACGTAGAAGCAATCAAGGCTGCACTATAA
- a CDS encoding GDSL-type esterase/lipase family protein produces MSPLKTLLSILSLFVVLGLMAAVYPEGGISVGDYTLRFPALTDIFVKDDGQSSDSAGVAQADPEAALKEMLEATRQKEFAEFSDSLNFYEEFFQKGRTRFDLPNDDPTWFDRFFLHLELAEMDSTVVHIVHYGDSQLEEDRISSTIREDLQSKFGGNGPGMLPPILNTPSMNTSYWNNGDLKRFMVYATADDMATHNRYGILAQMAELNGNAVIGLKKRIERKDKFPHVGGYATIKVLAGNRGNLKLKLTYESSYQDSVGVNEDGTVKYKKKTKTVDAGAPQIEKMKKLAVYTWKLADTTSSAKINLSGNTDIYAIAADGKYGVAVDNVAMRGSSGTMFHKIDAELLAESYKAMNARLIIMEYGGNLVPGTSSKNIDWTKKIITKQIKTIQEANPNADILFIGPADMAKQVDGKWQTYPALNMTIKALREVALENGLAYWDMHRVMGGNGSIMKWVKKEPPLGFTDHVHFTRRGAAYMGDLFSEALKMHYDYFKFRDVHNINDAKLKEIHDYKNSKAKGAAQEKPAPKKASKKAPETKK; encoded by the coding sequence ATGTCTCCTCTTAAAACTCTACTCAGTATTCTTAGCCTTTTCGTGGTACTTGGCCTGATGGCCGCAGTTTACCCAGAAGGCGGTATTTCTGTTGGTGATTATACACTTCGATTCCCGGCCCTTACGGATATTTTCGTGAAGGATGACGGACAGTCCAGCGATTCCGCAGGAGTCGCCCAGGCTGATCCGGAAGCAGCCCTCAAGGAAATGCTGGAAGCAACCCGCCAAAAGGAATTCGCAGAATTCTCCGACTCCCTGAATTTCTATGAAGAGTTTTTCCAGAAGGGACGAACCAGGTTCGATCTTCCCAACGACGACCCCACCTGGTTTGACCGTTTCTTCCTGCACTTGGAGCTGGCGGAAATGGACAGCACGGTGGTCCACATCGTTCACTACGGCGACTCCCAGCTGGAAGAAGACCGCATTTCCTCCACCATTCGCGAAGACCTGCAGTCTAAGTTTGGCGGAAATGGTCCGGGCATGTTGCCACCTATCCTGAATACTCCGTCCATGAACACCTCCTACTGGAACAATGGCGACCTGAAGCGTTTCATGGTGTACGCAACTGCGGATGACATGGCAACCCATAACCGTTATGGCATTCTTGCCCAGATGGCAGAATTGAACGGTAATGCAGTGATCGGTCTGAAGAAGCGTATTGAACGTAAGGACAAGTTCCCCCACGTTGGCGGCTACGCCACCATTAAGGTTCTTGCAGGCAATCGCGGCAACCTGAAGCTGAAGCTCACCTACGAAAGTTCCTATCAGGATTCCGTAGGCGTCAATGAAGACGGAACTGTAAAATACAAGAAGAAGACAAAGACTGTAGATGCAGGTGCTCCCCAGATTGAAAAGATGAAAAAGCTGGCGGTTTATACTTGGAAACTTGCAGATACAACCTCCAGCGCAAAAATCAACCTTAGTGGCAACACGGATATTTACGCCATCGCAGCAGATGGTAAGTACGGTGTCGCAGTGGACAACGTGGCCATGCGCGGAAGCTCCGGCACCATGTTCCATAAGATTGACGCAGAACTTCTGGCCGAATCCTACAAGGCAATGAACGCCCGCCTGATCATTATGGAATACGGTGGAAACCTGGTCCCGGGCACCAGTTCCAAGAACATCGATTGGACCAAGAAGATTATTACCAAGCAGATCAAGACCATCCAGGAAGCAAACCCCAATGCGGACATCCTGTTCATCGGCCCTGCAGATATGGCAAAGCAGGTGGATGGCAAGTGGCAGACTTATCCGGCATTGAATATGACCATCAAGGCACTGCGTGAAGTGGCTCTGGAAAACGGCCTCGCCTATTGGGACATGCACCGAGTCATGGGCGGTAACGGATCCATCATGAAGTGGGTCAAGAAGGAACCGCCTCTTGGCTTTACGGATCACGTCCACTTCACCCGCCGCGGAGCCGCCTACATGGGCGACCTCTTCAGCGAAGCTCTGAAAATGCATTACGATTACTTCAAGTTCCGCGACGTGCACAACATTAACGATGCGAAGTTGAAGGAAATCCACGATTACAAGAATTCAAAGGCAAAGGGCGCTGCACAAGAAAAGCCGGCACCCAAGAAAGCCAGCAAAAAAGCCCCGGAGACTAAGAAATGA
- a CDS encoding GDSL-type esterase/lipase family protein has protein sequence MKFVAALLLLVSVMVCARPTDKPGVYSTNAEKYDFIDTSLNIIQFPKGDAKFQPLFNKLDTLVFENRGQVKILHIGGSHLQADVISGRIREHFVKEYPGASAGRGFIFPYSAARTNTPSSYASKYQGIWDRSMNIMREVNKPLGLLGIAVSTSDPRAEITLLLNKYNTTPIWNESSIRLFGYSDSNNVVPVLKVDSIEIEGIHDTASHSYVFTPPHPIDTIQIAFRWTDTTYQSSMSQFVTDSLIQDSITRVQDSIQHIQDSLEALKNPKAKSSSSAKSSSSAAPVGVAKTDILLNNSEVALDSMFEGECDVLDTACLAMEERRSLEEGKLVADTLASDSNKVRVRPRFTLTGLLTETNAPGISYTNVGINGARVPSYFEEICPNFENELKFFKPDLVIFAIGINDANVEKFDADGFRKNYEQLIARIQKVSPNTALIFETNNDMYRKVKRRYVQHPVGETARKAFFQLAEKYGAGVWDKFSLMGGLGSMAQWEKANLAKKDKVHFNLNGYHLLGDLFFKAFTQAYQEHVAALPALEPVTPAADTTKPAAAPAKPATVPAKAATPAAAPAKK, from the coding sequence ATGAAATTTGTAGCCGCCCTGTTGCTTCTTGTTTCGGTCATGGTCTGTGCTCGCCCCACAGACAAGCCGGGCGTCTATTCCACAAATGCAGAGAAGTACGATTTTATCGACACGTCCCTGAACATCATTCAGTTTCCTAAAGGGGATGCAAAATTCCAACCCTTATTCAACAAGTTGGATACGCTAGTATTTGAAAACCGCGGTCAGGTGAAAATTCTCCACATCGGTGGTTCACACCTTCAGGCGGATGTTATCTCCGGACGTATCCGCGAACATTTCGTGAAGGAATATCCGGGCGCTTCTGCAGGTCGTGGATTTATCTTCCCCTACTCTGCGGCAAGAACAAACACTCCTTCCAGCTATGCGTCAAAATACCAGGGCATCTGGGACAGAAGCATGAACATCATGCGTGAAGTGAATAAGCCTCTTGGACTTCTGGGAATCGCCGTAAGTACCAGCGACCCTCGCGCAGAAATCACCTTGCTGTTGAACAAGTACAATACCACTCCGATCTGGAACGAATCCAGCATCCGTCTGTTCGGCTATAGCGACAGCAACAATGTGGTTCCCGTACTGAAAGTGGACTCCATTGAAATTGAAGGCATCCACGATACCGCTAGCCATAGCTACGTGTTCACCCCACCCCATCCCATTGACACCATCCAGATCGCTTTCCGCTGGACGGACACTACCTACCAGAGTTCCATGTCCCAGTTTGTGACGGACTCCCTCATTCAGGATTCCATCACCCGCGTGCAGGACTCCATCCAGCACATTCAGGACTCTCTCGAAGCGTTAAAGAATCCCAAGGCAAAATCTTCTTCCAGCGCCAAGAGTTCTTCTTCTGCCGCACCTGTGGGAGTCGCAAAAACGGACATCCTGCTGAACAATTCCGAAGTGGCACTGGACTCCATGTTCGAAGGGGAATGCGACGTGCTGGACACCGCCTGTCTTGCCATGGAAGAACGTAGAAGCCTTGAAGAGGGAAAGCTGGTAGCAGACACTCTCGCTTCCGATTCCAACAAGGTTCGCGTCCGTCCCCGCTTTACACTCACGGGCCTCTTGACGGAAACGAACGCACCTGGAATTTCCTACACCAACGTAGGCATTAACGGAGCTCGCGTTCCCAGCTATTTCGAGGAAATCTGCCCGAACTTTGAAAACGAACTGAAGTTCTTCAAGCCGGACCTGGTGATTTTCGCCATCGGCATTAACGATGCCAATGTGGAAAAGTTTGACGCAGACGGATTCCGCAAGAACTATGAACAGCTTATTGCAAGAATCCAGAAGGTCAGCCCCAACACAGCCCTCATCTTTGAGACCAATAACGATATGTACCGCAAGGTGAAGCGTCGTTACGTTCAGCATCCCGTTGGAGAAACCGCCCGCAAGGCATTCTTCCAGCTGGCAGAAAAATACGGCGCCGGCGTGTGGGACAAGTTCTCCCTGATGGGTGGCCTCGGTTCCATGGCCCAATGGGAAAAGGCAAACCTGGCAAAGAAGGACAAGGTTCACTTCAACTTGAACGGCTACCACCTGCTGGGAGATTTGTTCTTCAAGGCATTCACCCAGGCATACCAGGAACATGTTGCAGCACTCCCCGCTCTGGAACCTGTAACACCTGCAGCAGACACAACAAAGCCTGCAGCCGCCCCGGCAAAACCTGCAACAGTCCCCGCAAAGGCAGCCACCCCGGCAGCAGCACCCGCAAAGAAATAG
- a CDS encoding MBOAT family protein produces the protein MDYILPFLTRTFAFDPNSPLLFTQFYFWGFFAVVFAILTLVHNKILMRNAFLFATSMFFYYKTSGSYVCILVFCVVANFFIGKFIDNVDEKWKKKAWMIVSVIIDLLVLCYYKYAYFFLDVLYDIFGVELHVYNFFAAASNAMFGTNSLVDRIVLPVGISFFTFQAMSYCIDIYRGKIKPVSNILDFGFYLTFFPQLVAGPIVRADKFVPQLYKKFFLPRRTFGIAVFWILNGLAKKIILSDYLSTNFVDRVFDTPLLFTGFENLLALFAYSLQVYADFSGYTDIAIGVALLMGFRLPQNFNSPYKALSPTEFWRRWHISLSSWLRDYVYIPLGGNREASVGTYFWIGFISLVAIILSGSGWVGLCIGLFLLYIALFAYFKPESRKFITTNMNAMSTQIIGGWWHGASWNFIIWGGLNGFGQVFNKFWVKRGLTFRASAAFALFAVSAILWKNLDYPIFAITTVWFGVLFTGIYAVMIFRLFSDKTFHWLYTAWNVTLTFVFITFTRLFFRAGSNLDPAEANEVAWNTAKNMVQQMGTAWKLDNLWDLASAHMNIILVFIAGMLIHWVPKKVKSRYRITFASLPIPAMVAATAVIIFVIYQFMSADSQPFIYFQF, from the coding sequence ATGGATTACATCCTTCCTTTCCTCACTAGAACTTTTGCTTTTGACCCCAATAGTCCCCTGCTCTTTACGCAGTTCTATTTCTGGGGATTCTTCGCAGTAGTCTTTGCTATCCTGACTTTGGTCCATAACAAGATCCTGATGCGCAACGCCTTCCTGTTTGCCACCAGTATGTTCTTCTACTACAAGACCAGCGGTAGCTATGTCTGTATTCTAGTCTTCTGCGTGGTGGCCAACTTCTTTATCGGTAAGTTCATTGACAATGTGGATGAGAAATGGAAAAAGAAAGCCTGGATGATCGTTTCCGTCATCATAGACCTTCTGGTTCTTTGCTACTACAAGTATGCCTATTTCTTCCTGGATGTGCTTTACGATATCTTTGGCGTAGAACTTCATGTCTATAACTTCTTTGCAGCCGCCAGCAACGCCATGTTTGGCACCAACTCCCTGGTGGATCGCATCGTCCTGCCGGTAGGTATTTCCTTCTTTACCTTCCAGGCAATGAGCTACTGCATTGACATCTACCGCGGTAAAATCAAGCCCGTGTCCAATATTCTGGACTTCGGCTTCTACCTGACCTTCTTCCCCCAGCTGGTGGCAGGTCCTATTGTCCGTGCAGATAAGTTCGTTCCCCAGCTTTACAAGAAGTTCTTCCTCCCCCGCCGTACCTTCGGTATTGCCGTATTCTGGATCTTGAACGGTCTTGCAAAGAAGATTATCCTCAGTGACTATCTGTCCACCAACTTTGTGGACCGCGTCTTTGACACGCCCCTGCTGTTTACCGGCTTCGAAAACTTGCTGGCACTTTTCGCTTACTCCCTCCAGGTTTACGCCGACTTCTCCGGCTATACGGATATCGCCATCGGTGTTGCCCTCCTCATGGGCTTCCGTCTGCCCCAGAACTTTAATAGCCCTTACAAGGCCCTGTCTCCTACGGAATTCTGGCGTCGCTGGCATATCAGCCTTTCCAGCTGGTTGCGCGACTACGTTTATATTCCCCTGGGCGGTAACCGCGAGGCAAGTGTGGGTACCTACTTCTGGATTGGCTTTATCAGCCTGGTAGCCATTATCCTTTCCGGTAGTGGCTGGGTCGGTCTCTGCATCGGTCTGTTCCTTCTCTACATTGCCTTGTTCGCCTACTTCAAGCCCGAATCCCGCAAGTTCATCACCACCAACATGAACGCCATGTCTACGCAGATTATCGGTGGTTGGTGGCACGGCGCCAGCTGGAACTTCATTATCTGGGGTGGTTTGAACGGCTTTGGCCAGGTATTCAACAAGTTCTGGGTCAAGCGCGGCCTTACCTTCCGAGCATCCGCAGCATTCGCACTGTTTGCAGTCAGCGCTATCCTCTGGAAAAATCTGGACTACCCCATCTTCGCCATCACCACCGTATGGTTTGGCGTTCTTTTCACAGGTATTTACGCCGTGATGATTTTCCGTCTGTTCAGCGACAAGACATTCCATTGGCTCTATACCGCCTGGAACGTGACGCTGACCTTCGTGTTCATCACCTTTACCCGTCTGTTCTTCCGCGCCGGTTCCAACCTGGATCCTGCAGAAGCCAACGAAGTGGCATGGAATACCGCCAAGAACATGGTGCAGCAAATGGGTACCGCCTGGAAGCTGGACAACCTCTGGGATCTGGCCAGCGCCCATATGAACATCATCCTGGTATTCATTGCCGGTATGCTGATCCACTGGGTTCCTAAGAAGGTCAAGTCCCGTTACCGCATCACATTCGCAAGCCTTCCCATTCCCGCCATGGTGGCTGCAACTGCAGTGATCATCTTCGTGATTTACCAGTTCATGAGCGCGGATTCCCAGCCCTTCATCTACTTCCAGTTCTAA
- a CDS encoding EAL domain-containing protein, which translates to MIIVSMILVIYGTHKRLMLRSERVFYRALFLTTVMLFLDILTISTVSHIADVPAWLPRILCKAFESVLILCSGTVLIYMMADVLSKEKYRTFNRNLLAVLATEIIVTCTLPLTFSPKGYAEGLAIHAGYGWFVINFSITLAFLARSFNKITRRRRFGIMLWIGLWVVLSLIEMYNPEMTLVSLAVTLGILLMFGLLEKPESKLERQYGCFNYFALMGFLDEMVEEKTPISIISVSLKTTDILTGDNLYQEAKHVLKVLEKNKDMWIFRGVNQDFVCVAKNKETIDKVSEDLEQESKQFPQAACYARITRSYDNTSFTSADEIIQFLNFIRNKDTEQNRIFDASAELMNTFHKRKIIEVELRNALIENRVEVFLQPIYSTKEKRITSCEALARIRKTDGSILMPGDFIPVAEDNGSILELGYKIFEQTCNFIAQHGDLIEYVEVNLSVVQCEDEDLSRRLIEIMEHYKVAPQKFNLEITETASIVTKQKLLKNMERMLEYGVTFSLDDFGKGESNLMYVVDMPISIVKLDFDMSKSYFRNEKAKFVVNAVEQMAHGLNLKLVAEGIETAEELAAMEKQKIDYIQGYYFSKPLPQDQFVEFVQNYNKD; encoded by the coding sequence TTGATTATCGTATCCATGATACTTGTGATTTATGGAACTCACAAGCGTCTGATGTTGCGTAGTGAACGTGTTTTCTATAGGGCACTGTTCCTTACGACGGTAATGCTCTTCCTTGATATTCTGACCATATCTACCGTTAGCCATATTGCCGACGTTCCAGCATGGCTTCCCCGAATTCTGTGCAAGGCTTTTGAGTCCGTTCTGATTCTCTGTTCGGGAACGGTACTGATCTACATGATGGCGGATGTTCTTTCGAAAGAAAAGTACCGCACATTCAACCGAAACCTACTTGCAGTCCTCGCTACAGAAATTATTGTCACCTGTACACTCCCACTGACCTTTTCGCCCAAGGGATATGCGGAAGGTTTGGCGATTCACGCAGGTTACGGTTGGTTTGTCATCAACTTCAGTATTACCCTGGCATTCCTGGCAAGAAGTTTCAACAAAATTACCAGACGTCGACGATTCGGCATTATGCTGTGGATCGGGCTTTGGGTCGTTCTGTCCCTGATTGAGATGTACAATCCCGAAATGACCTTGGTCAGTCTCGCGGTCACTCTGGGCATTCTGTTAATGTTCGGTCTTCTGGAAAAGCCTGAATCCAAGCTGGAAAGACAGTACGGATGCTTCAACTACTTCGCTCTTATGGGATTCCTGGACGAAATGGTCGAGGAAAAGACTCCCATTTCCATCATTTCAGTCTCTCTCAAGACCACGGACATCTTAACGGGGGACAATCTTTATCAAGAAGCCAAGCATGTCCTCAAGGTTCTGGAAAAGAACAAGGACATGTGGATTTTTAGAGGAGTCAACCAGGACTTCGTCTGTGTGGCAAAGAATAAGGAAACCATAGACAAGGTTTCCGAAGATCTAGAACAGGAATCCAAGCAATTCCCTCAAGCCGCATGTTACGCGAGAATTACCCGCAGTTACGACAATACGAGTTTCACATCCGCAGATGAAATCATCCAGTTTTTGAATTTCATTCGTAACAAGGATACGGAACAGAATCGCATCTTTGACGCATCCGCCGAACTGATGAATACATTCCACAAGAGGAAAATCATCGAAGTGGAATTACGAAACGCATTGATCGAAAACCGCGTAGAAGTATTCCTGCAGCCCATTTACAGCACTAAGGAAAAGCGCATTACCTCCTGCGAGGCACTGGCCCGCATTCGAAAGACCGACGGTAGCATTCTCATGCCGGGAGACTTCATTCCTGTGGCGGAAGACAACGGAAGTATTCTTGAACTGGGATACAAGATTTTCGAGCAGACCTGCAACTTTATCGCCCAGCACGGAGACCTGATTGAATACGTGGAAGTGAACCTTTCCGTGGTGCAGTGCGAAGATGAAGACTTGTCCCGCAGGCTCATCGAAATTATGGAACACTATAAGGTTGCTCCTCAAAAATTCAACTTGGAAATTACAGAAACCGCATCCATCGTGACCAAGCAGAAACTGCTGAAGAACATGGAACGGATGCTGGAATATGGCGTGACCTTCTCCCTGGATGACTTCGGCAAGGGTGAATCCAACCTGATGTATGTGGTGGATATGCCCATCTCCATCGTGAAACTGGATTTCGACATGAGCAAGTCCTACTTCAGAAATGAAAAGGCCAAGTTCGTGGTAAACGCTGTGGAACAGATGGCTCACGGTCTGAATCTGAAACTTGTGGCAGAGGGCATTGAAACCGCCGAAGAACTTGCCGCCATGGAAAAACAGAAAATCGACTACATCCAGGGATATTACTTCTCCAAGCCCTTACCCCAGGATCAGTTTGTGGAATTCGTCCAGAATTATAACAAGGACTAG
- a CDS encoding class I SAM-dependent RNA methyltransferase has translation MADELNKSALEKRIKKHLIGKPHRFMAVAPLGFEKTLMDELLVILGTEGAAEINVAGDGKVEFVTKLTEAWKVVAYSRIANRVLMEIDSFKAENFGQLEKGVSAVPWELYLPHVILEGGTPDRIQDALNIHVTCKHSRLYHSDAVEERVRKVINVNDGPAESPTEMQQHLYVNLLDDRCTLWLDLAGEELYKRGHERFVAEAPLKETIAAAMIFEASKLTTNHQPLTTILDPMAGSGTFSLEAAYIANGLIPGKCRDFALKHQPAFKEATWNYLLKAADRAQSHPERSSAESKDLAVQQSGDEGISIITSDISQRPIDILRHNAEVSPLPAGVIDPQLKDFFSYTLSDFQKNSSGNVVILLNPPYGKRLAFDAPKLYTKIGKKLNEFKGCTVAILVPKDCMSNLIRECPALDSSRNFAAKTIETSHGGFSLNAIFAKI, from the coding sequence ATGGCTGACGAATTGAACAAATCCGCCCTAGAAAAAAGAATCAAGAAACACTTGATTGGAAAGCCCCACCGCTTTATGGCGGTGGCTCCTTTGGGTTTTGAAAAGACCCTGATGGATGAGTTGCTAGTGATCTTGGGTACCGAAGGTGCCGCAGAAATAAACGTGGCAGGTGACGGCAAAGTGGAGTTCGTCACCAAGCTTACGGAAGCCTGGAAAGTTGTTGCCTACAGCCGTATCGCCAATCGAGTCCTGATGGAAATCGATTCCTTCAAGGCAGAAAACTTCGGTCAGCTGGAAAAGGGCGTGAGCGCAGTTCCTTGGGAACTGTATTTACCACACGTCATCCTGGAGGGAGGAACTCCCGATAGGATCCAAGATGCGCTGAATATTCACGTGACTTGCAAGCATTCCAGACTTTATCACAGCGATGCTGTAGAAGAAAGAGTCCGGAAGGTCATCAATGTCAATGATGGGCCAGCCGAATCACCTACCGAGATGCAGCAACACCTGTACGTCAACCTTCTGGACGACCGCTGCACTCTATGGCTAGACTTGGCAGGTGAAGAACTTTACAAGCGGGGTCACGAACGTTTCGTAGCGGAAGCACCCCTGAAGGAAACCATCGCCGCTGCCATGATTTTTGAAGCTTCAAAACTAACCACTAACCACCAACCACTAACCACTATTCTGGACCCCATGGCCGGCAGCGGAACCTTCAGTCTTGAAGCAGCCTACATCGCAAACGGTCTTATTCCAGGTAAGTGCCGCGATTTCGCCCTGAAGCACCAGCCCGCCTTTAAGGAAGCCACCTGGAATTACCTGCTTAAAGCTGCAGATCGCGCACAGAGTCATCCTGAGCGGAGCTCTGCGGAGTCGAAGGATCTAGCAGTTCAACAAAGCGGTGATGAAGGAATCTCAATCATCACCTCCGACATCTCGCAGCGTCCCATCGACATTCTCCGGCATAATGCGGAAGTCTCCCCGCTCCCCGCCGGAGTCATCGACCCGCAACTGAAGGATTTTTTCAGCTACACCCTTTCTGATTTTCAAAAAAACTCTAGCGGAAATGTGGTCATCCTGCTGAATCCACCCTACGGAAAGCGCCTCGCCTTCGACGCCCCCAAGCTTTATACAAAAATCGGGAAAAAGCTGAACGAATTCAAGGGCTGTACGGTGGCCATTCTAGTACCCAAAGACTGCATGTCCAACCTTATCCGGGAATGCCCTGCGCTGGATTCAAGCCGCAATTTTGCAGCCAAGACAATCGAGACCAGTCACGGCGGGTTCAGTCTCAACGCAATCTTTGCAAAGATTTAA
- the tenpIN gene encoding type III toxin-antitoxin system TenpIN family toxin, producing MTGWQASPPKIKKNGHWMTGWQASPPKIKKNGHWMKIRVSYIPMKRGFFLFLKEKHMKEIKTVVLTKDFYERHKDHKEILSNKDGRPYLTLVIEHKDKMFAIPFRTNLKHKFAFYFYSSERKKGDGKGRPGIDYTKAVIIQESDVERNSAIDKKEWLELKKNINTIIREFEEYVKAFKHSLENGDFGVRPVFKFSALQYFIQEIKDF from the coding sequence ATGACAGGGTGGCAGGCCAGCCCACCTAAGATAAAAAAGAACGGCCATTGGATGACAGGGTGGCAGGCCAGCCCACCTAAGATAAAAAAGAACGGCCATTGGATGAAAATCCGCGTTTCGTATATCCCTATGAAACGCGGATTTTTTTTGTTTCTAAAGGAAAAACATATGAAAGAAATAAAAACCGTGGTTCTAACAAAGGATTTCTACGAAAGACATAAGGATCATAAGGAAATACTTTCCAATAAAGATGGACGTCCCTACCTTACCTTAGTCATTGAACATAAGGACAAGATGTTCGCCATTCCTTTCAGAACAAACCTTAAACACAAATTTGCATTCTATTTTTATTCTTCTGAAAGGAAAAAGGGAGACGGGAAAGGTCGTCCCGGTATTGATTATACAAAAGCTGTAATCATCCAGGAATCCGATGTGGAACGAAACAGTGCTATTGATAAGAAGGAATGGCTTGAATTAAAGAAAAACATCAATACGATTATCCGAGAATTTGAAGAATACGTCAAGGCATTCAAGCACAGTCTTGAAAATGGAGATTTTGGCGTAAGGCCGGTATTCAAGTTTTCCGCATTACAGTACTTCATTCAGGAAATTAAGGATTTTTAG